In Promicromonospora sp. Populi, one genomic interval encodes:
- a CDS encoding serine protease, whose amino-acid sequence MAGALVLTGGLGGCGVLPPMPDPVPSDIVPTTPADLSPAAGSASLSPDGFDAVERMAVRIRNVGCEELSTGSGFAVDDHTLITNRHVVAESRDLEVSTYDGHDITVGATATAALADLAIVRTTDPLPSYPELAEADPEPGDPVTVVGYPEGGELTVTQGEVMSSTRDPLNANLGEVLLTNAPVEPGSSGSAALDAGGRVIGVVYAKTADDNSLLVPLSTLQEMLADDTAFTPAQGC is encoded by the coding sequence ATCGCCGGAGCGCTGGTCCTGACCGGTGGGCTCGGCGGTTGCGGCGTGCTGCCGCCGATGCCCGACCCGGTGCCGAGCGACATCGTGCCGACGACACCGGCTGACCTCTCCCCCGCAGCCGGCAGCGCCTCACTGAGCCCGGACGGGTTCGACGCCGTGGAGCGCATGGCCGTACGGATCCGCAACGTGGGCTGCGAGGAGCTGTCGACGGGTTCCGGCTTCGCCGTCGACGACCACACGCTGATCACGAACAGGCACGTCGTCGCGGAGTCCAGGGACCTCGAGGTCAGCACCTACGACGGGCACGACATCACCGTCGGCGCCACCGCGACGGCGGCCCTCGCGGACCTCGCCATCGTCCGCACCACCGATCCCCTGCCGTCGTACCCGGAGCTGGCGGAGGCCGACCCGGAGCCCGGCGACCCGGTCACCGTGGTGGGTTACCCCGAGGGCGGCGAGCTCACCGTGACGCAGGGCGAAGTCATGAGCAGCACACGGGACCCCCTGAACGCGAACCTCGGCGAGGTGCTGCTGACGAACGCGCCGGTCGAGCCGGGGTCGTCCGGTTCGGCGGCGCTGGACGCCGGGGGGCGGGTGATCGGCGTCGTCTACGCGAAGACTGCCGACGACAACAGCCTGCTCGTGCCCCTCTCGACGCTGCAGGAGATGCTGGCCGACGACACGGCGTTCACGCCGGCGCAGGGCTGCTGA
- a CDS encoding DUF1844 domain-containing protein, producing MSTTDETPTGIDAPVGADQAVRDIAEVAAVQVITTAAVHLMSAAAVKCGLAEGDDAEELKDLDEARKLITALAALVVASSPDIGNEHARSLRDGLRSLQLAFREASVVPDAPGEGPGEKYTGSVV from the coding sequence ATGAGCACCACCGATGAGACCCCCACCGGCATCGACGCTCCGGTAGGCGCTGACCAGGCCGTACGCGATATCGCCGAGGTCGCGGCCGTCCAGGTCATCACGACCGCCGCCGTGCACCTCATGAGTGCCGCCGCGGTGAAGTGCGGGCTGGCCGAGGGCGACGACGCCGAGGAGCTGAAGGACCTCGACGAGGCGCGCAAGCTGATCACCGCGCTGGCCGCGCTCGTGGTCGCGAGCTCGCCGGACATCGGCAACGAGCACGCGCGCTCGTTGCGGGACGGCCTGCGCAGCCTCCAGCTCGCGTTCCGTGAGGCGTCGGTCGTCCCCGACGCGCCGGGCGAGGGACCGGGCGAGAAGTACACGGGTTCCGTCGTCTGA
- a CDS encoding alpha-mannosidase has translation MHDDIKLTTERATRVLTERIWPAVHGTSVPLDIEWHALPGEPIAPAEGLALAMEPYEVGTPWGPAWGTTWFRLTGTVPAEWAGRTVEAVVDLGFDASMPGFQAEALVYRPDGSPVKSINPPNQHVPVADVATGGERVELFLEAASNPVLLDFPAFQVTQEGDTTTSSPRPLYTTKRMDLAIFETEVHDLALDVEVLLQLQAELPTGPRRMRILQALDNALDVLDLQRIPETATAARAALADVLASPAEASAHEISAVGHAHIDSAWLWPVRETIRKVARTTSSMTDLIDRTDDFLYGMSSAQQYAWVKEHRPEVWTRIKDAVAKGRFLPLGGMWVESDTVMPSGEALARQFSQGQRFFEREFGIRSKGVWLPDSFGYSPALPQLVRRAGFDWFFTQKISWNQVNKFPHHTFWWEGIDGSRVLTHFPPMDTYNSQLSGQEIAKATGQFREARHATGSIAPVGFGDGGGGTTREMTGRARRLADLEGSAKVRWEHPDAFFERARGELTAHATSDSAVWVGELYLELHRATLTSQHQTKQGNRRNEQLLVEAEAWAATASARTGADYPYDELDALWQQVLLLQFHDILPGTSIAWVHRESVAQHAAITAGAQEIINRSLLALVGEGDVALRANPAVFAQSGVPALGVAAAAAPAAPSSTLTELPDGGYVLANDLVQVTLDGAGHVTSAIDLATGRDAVAPGRQANVLQLHQDFPNQWDAWDVDRFYRNSVTDLRDAEKVTAAVDDGVAVVTVHRRFSSSSLDQTITLAPGSRTLEVAMETDWHEAEKFLKVAFPLDVRAEHVAAETQFGFHKRVTHTNTSWEAAKFETSMHRWVLAEEPGFGVALVNDSVYGYDVTRDVSEAGVAPASGVPEVTTTVRLSLLRAPRFPDPETDQGLQTHRYGLVVGADTAVATEAGATFGARPRELRGGAGVTPLVSVAGGVTLSAVKLADDRSGDLVVRVYEAQGRRASGTVTVAAPVAGARTVSLIEDTIEAPALALTADGAVAVDLTPFEVRTLRFTSA, from the coding sequence ATGCACGACGACATCAAACTGACCACCGAGCGCGCGACACGAGTGCTGACCGAGCGGATCTGGCCCGCGGTGCACGGCACGTCAGTACCGCTCGACATCGAGTGGCATGCCCTGCCAGGGGAGCCGATCGCTCCCGCCGAAGGCCTTGCCCTCGCGATGGAGCCGTACGAGGTGGGCACCCCCTGGGGCCCGGCCTGGGGCACCACCTGGTTCCGGCTGACGGGCACGGTCCCCGCCGAATGGGCCGGGCGGACCGTCGAGGCGGTAGTAGACCTGGGCTTCGACGCGAGCATGCCCGGCTTCCAAGCCGAGGCACTGGTCTACCGGCCGGACGGCAGCCCGGTGAAGTCGATCAACCCGCCCAACCAGCACGTCCCGGTGGCCGACGTCGCAACCGGCGGCGAGCGCGTCGAGCTGTTCCTGGAGGCGGCGTCGAACCCCGTGCTCCTCGACTTCCCTGCCTTCCAGGTGACCCAGGAGGGTGACACCACCACCTCCTCCCCGCGCCCCCTGTACACGACCAAGCGCATGGACCTCGCGATCTTCGAGACCGAGGTGCACGACCTCGCCCTCGACGTCGAGGTGCTGCTCCAGCTGCAGGCCGAGCTGCCCACCGGCCCTCGCCGCATGCGGATCCTGCAGGCCCTCGACAACGCCCTCGACGTGCTCGACCTGCAGCGAATCCCCGAGACAGCCACTGCTGCCCGGGCGGCGCTCGCGGACGTGCTCGCCAGCCCGGCGGAGGCGAGCGCCCACGAGATCTCGGCGGTCGGCCACGCGCACATCGACTCGGCCTGGCTGTGGCCCGTGCGGGAGACGATCCGCAAGGTCGCGCGCACGACGTCGTCCATGACCGACCTCATCGACCGCACCGACGACTTCCTGTACGGCATGTCGTCCGCGCAGCAGTACGCGTGGGTCAAGGAGCACCGGCCCGAGGTGTGGACCAGGATCAAGGACGCGGTCGCCAAGGGCCGGTTCCTGCCGCTGGGCGGTATGTGGGTCGAGTCGGACACCGTGATGCCGTCCGGCGAGGCGCTCGCGCGCCAGTTCTCGCAGGGGCAGCGGTTCTTCGAGCGGGAGTTCGGGATCCGCAGCAAGGGCGTGTGGCTGCCGGACTCGTTCGGCTACTCGCCGGCCCTGCCGCAGCTTGTGCGCCGCGCCGGGTTCGACTGGTTCTTCACGCAGAAGATCTCCTGGAACCAGGTCAACAAGTTCCCGCACCACACGTTCTGGTGGGAGGGCATCGACGGTTCGCGCGTCCTGACGCACTTCCCGCCCATGGACACGTACAACTCGCAGCTCTCGGGCCAGGAGATCGCCAAGGCGACCGGCCAGTTCCGCGAGGCGCGGCACGCCACGGGCTCGATCGCACCCGTCGGCTTCGGCGACGGCGGCGGTGGTACCACCCGCGAGATGACCGGCAGGGCCCGGCGCCTGGCCGATCTTGAGGGCAGCGCGAAGGTCCGCTGGGAGCACCCGGACGCCTTCTTCGAGCGCGCTCGCGGAGAGCTCACCGCACACGCGACGAGTGACAGCGCTGTCTGGGTGGGCGAGCTCTACCTGGAGCTGCACCGCGCCACCCTGACGTCGCAGCACCAGACCAAGCAGGGCAACCGCCGCAACGAGCAGCTGCTGGTCGAGGCGGAGGCGTGGGCCGCGACGGCGTCGGCCCGCACGGGCGCCGACTACCCGTACGACGAGCTCGACGCGCTGTGGCAGCAGGTCCTGCTGCTGCAGTTCCACGACATCCTGCCGGGCACGTCCATCGCCTGGGTGCACCGTGAGTCGGTCGCGCAGCACGCGGCGATCACCGCCGGCGCGCAGGAGATCATCAACCGCTCCCTGCTCGCCCTGGTCGGCGAGGGCGACGTGGCGCTGCGCGCCAACCCGGCGGTGTTCGCCCAGTCGGGTGTCCCGGCACTCGGCGTGGCCGCGGCGGCGGCCCCGGCCGCGCCGTCGAGCACCCTGACCGAACTGCCCGACGGCGGCTACGTCCTGGCGAACGACCTGGTCCAGGTCACGCTGGACGGCGCGGGCCACGTGACGTCCGCGATCGACCTGGCCACCGGGCGGGACGCGGTGGCGCCGGGCCGTCAGGCCAACGTGCTGCAGCTGCACCAGGACTTCCCGAACCAGTGGGACGCCTGGGACGTGGACCGGTTCTACCGCAACTCGGTGACCGACCTGCGCGACGCCGAGAAGGTCACCGCCGCCGTGGACGACGGCGTGGCCGTCGTGACGGTGCACCGGCGGTTCTCGTCCTCCAGCCTCGACCAGACGATCACGCTCGCGCCGGGCAGCCGGACCCTTGAGGTCGCCATGGAGACCGACTGGCACGAGGCCGAGAAGTTCCTCAAGGTCGCGTTCCCGCTCGACGTGCGCGCCGAGCACGTCGCGGCGGAGACCCAGTTCGGGTTCCACAAGCGGGTCACGCACACCAACACGAGCTGGGAGGCCGCCAAGTTCGAGACCTCCATGCACCGCTGGGTGCTCGCCGAGGAGCCGGGCTTCGGCGTCGCTCTGGTCAACGACTCGGTCTACGGGTACGACGTGACCCGCGACGTGTCGGAGGCCGGGGTGGCACCGGCGTCGGGCGTGCCGGAGGTGACCACCACCGTGCGGCTGTCGCTGCTGCGGGCCCCGCGGTTCCCCGACCCGGAGACCGACCAGGGCTTGCAGACCCACCGCTACGGCCTGGTGGTCGGCGCGGACACCGCCGTGGCCACCGAGGCGGGCGCCACGTTCGGTGCGCGCCCGCGTGAGCTGCGCGGCGGGGCCGGCGTCACACCGCTGGTCAGCGTGGCCGGCGGCGTGACGCTGTCGGCGGTCAAGCTGGCCGACGACCGGTCGGGCGACCTCGTGGTGCGGGTCTACGAGGCGCAGGGCCGGCGCGCGTCGGGCACCGTCACGGTCGCGGCGCCGGTGGCCGGCGCCCGCACCGTGAGCCTGATCGAGGACACCATCGAGGCCCCGGCGCTCGCGCTGACGGCGGACGGCGCGGTAGCGGTCGACCTGACCCCGTTCGAGGTCCGCACCCTCCGCTTCACGTCGGCCTAG
- a CDS encoding ABC transporter substrate-binding protein codes for MNIRRIGAAGVALTTLAALGGCALNGAGGAESESTASASGDVTGEVTLQTWALKPNFTEYVEGVIAGFEEQYPGTEVTWLDQPGDGYSEKVLSQAAAGELPDVTNLPPDFALSLAREDLLSDVTTLDDTLEDTYVPGALAAYQYAGIEGTFGFPWYLTTDLNYWNTEMFEAAGLDPASPPTTLDELVEQARTMQDETGEYLMSRKPGLGDFAAAGLPVLSDDGTEFTFNTPEAAELLDVYRDAYADGLMPDDVLADAYLGNSQLFTEGRVAWSTGGGNFINSVLENNPSLEGSITSSPYIGETPLYVQGLSVSNQSENLPTAVALAQFVTNAANQEAFAAEVPGVFPSTASSQENPELAESDGTPQGEAKAIAFSNLTTARVLQPVEVNEAMTTIVNQQFAAAIAGDKTSQEALDTAVEECNQLLADQ; via the coding sequence ATGAACATCAGAAGGATCGGGGCTGCGGGGGTTGCCCTGACCACGCTGGCCGCCCTCGGCGGCTGTGCCCTCAACGGTGCGGGCGGCGCGGAGAGCGAGAGCACGGCATCGGCCTCGGGCGACGTGACCGGCGAGGTCACGTTGCAGACGTGGGCGCTCAAGCCCAACTTCACCGAGTATGTCGAGGGTGTGATCGCCGGCTTCGAGGAGCAGTACCCGGGCACCGAGGTGACCTGGCTCGACCAGCCGGGCGACGGCTACTCGGAGAAGGTGCTCTCGCAGGCCGCCGCCGGCGAGCTGCCCGACGTCACGAACCTGCCGCCGGACTTCGCGCTCTCGCTGGCGCGCGAGGACCTGCTCTCCGACGTCACGACCCTCGACGACACGCTGGAGGACACCTACGTGCCGGGGGCGCTCGCGGCCTACCAGTACGCGGGCATCGAGGGCACGTTCGGCTTCCCGTGGTACCTGACTACGGACCTGAACTACTGGAACACCGAGATGTTCGAGGCCGCGGGCCTCGACCCGGCGTCGCCGCCCACCACGCTCGACGAGCTTGTCGAGCAGGCGCGCACCATGCAGGACGAGACCGGCGAGTACCTCATGAGCCGCAAGCCCGGCCTGGGTGACTTCGCGGCAGCGGGCCTGCCCGTGCTGTCCGACGACGGCACCGAGTTCACGTTCAACACGCCCGAGGCGGCCGAGCTGCTGGACGTCTACCGCGACGCGTACGCGGACGGCCTCATGCCCGACGACGTGCTCGCCGACGCCTACCTCGGCAACAGCCAGCTGTTCACCGAGGGCCGGGTGGCCTGGTCCACGGGTGGCGGCAACTTCATCAACAGCGTGCTGGAGAACAACCCGTCGCTGGAGGGGAGCATCACCTCGTCGCCGTACATCGGGGAGACCCCGCTGTACGTGCAGGGTCTGTCCGTCTCGAACCAGTCCGAGAACCTGCCGACGGCGGTCGCGCTGGCTCAGTTCGTGACGAACGCCGCCAACCAGGAGGCGTTCGCGGCCGAGGTGCCCGGCGTCTTCCCGTCCACCGCCTCGTCCCAGGAGAACCCCGAGCTCGCCGAGAGCGACGGCACCCCGCAGGGTGAGGCCAAGGCGATCGCGTTCAGCAACCTCACCACCGCGCGGGTGCTGCAGCCGGTCGAGGTCAACGAAGCGATGACCACCATCGTCAACCAGCAGTTCGCAGCTGCGATCGCCGGCGACAAGACCTCGCAGGAGGCCCTGGACACGGCAGTCGAAGAATGCAACCAGCTGCTCGCCGACCAGTGA
- a CDS encoding carbohydrate ABC transporter permease yields the protein MTTARGAWTRPVQALQPAARTYAVRTHSWFTPWLLVAPAILFLLVFNLWPTANAFFLAFTNVRVLSGGELVGFANFERMLSDTQLATALINSIVYMLVCVPFLLLVPLGLAVLVEKNLPGISFFRTAFYTPVVASAVVVALIWGWLLDERGVINAMALNLGFVTEAIPFLTDRWLVIFSAISLTIWKGLGYYMVIYLSALGGVPRELHEAAAVDGAGAWRRFWNITIPGVRNTMLLVSVMITVSALRVFAELYILTNGTGGIGGADVSVVMLIQMYARGFSGNLGYASALSLLLFFITLGPLLVIARINRGKA from the coding sequence GTGACGACGGCACGCGGGGCCTGGACCCGTCCGGTCCAGGCCCTGCAACCCGCGGCACGCACGTACGCCGTCCGGACGCACTCGTGGTTCACGCCGTGGCTGCTCGTGGCGCCGGCGATCCTGTTCCTCCTGGTGTTCAACCTGTGGCCGACGGCGAACGCGTTCTTCCTGGCGTTCACGAACGTGCGAGTGCTCTCCGGCGGCGAGCTCGTGGGGTTCGCGAACTTCGAGCGCATGCTCAGCGACACCCAGCTCGCCACCGCGCTGATCAACTCGATCGTCTACATGCTGGTGTGCGTGCCGTTCCTGCTGCTCGTGCCGCTGGGGCTGGCGGTGCTGGTGGAGAAGAACCTGCCGGGCATCTCGTTCTTCCGCACCGCCTTCTACACGCCGGTGGTGGCCTCCGCAGTGGTGGTGGCCCTCATCTGGGGCTGGCTGCTCGACGAGCGCGGCGTCATCAATGCGATGGCGCTGAACCTGGGCTTTGTCACCGAGGCGATCCCATTCCTCACGGACCGCTGGCTGGTGATCTTCAGTGCGATCAGCCTGACCATCTGGAAGGGCCTGGGCTACTACATGGTGATCTACCTGTCGGCGCTGGGCGGTGTGCCGCGTGAGCTGCACGAGGCGGCCGCGGTCGACGGGGCGGGAGCGTGGCGCCGGTTCTGGAACATCACGATCCCGGGGGTGCGCAACACGATGCTGCTGGTCTCCGTGATGATCACGGTGTCCGCGCTGCGCGTGTTCGCCGAGCTCTACATCCTGACCAACGGCACCGGCGGCATCGGCGGGGCCGACGTCTCCGTGGTCATGCTCATCCAGATGTACGCCCGCGGGTTCAGCGGCAACCTCGGGTATGCCTCGGCGCTCTCGCTGCTGCTGTTCTTCATCACGCTCGGCCCGCTCCTGGTCATCGCGCGGATCAACCGGGGGAAGGCCTGA
- a CDS encoding carbohydrate ABC transporter permease — MAGTRTLGERLVSRRTGTPRPVTDRTGARGFATPSPREMVLRYALLVLVLFITLGPFLWQLSTSLKGASEDVYTTNPSFLPSAPTLANYVQAFETVPILNFAGNSIVVAGIVIFGNIVGATAAGYALARLKFRGTKLVLGAIVLTMLLPGEATIVAQYLTIRQLGLADTLLGVALPGTIGMLNVLLMRTAFAAIPKELDDAALVDGANAWQRLLHVGLPNVQGMLAVIAIFSFIGAWDDFLWPLIVLTTPDRFTLTVGLEYLSGTFTNNPRVVAAGTMIAFIPIVVFFAALQRYFFRGVDEGAIKG, encoded by the coding sequence ATGGCGGGCACGCGCACACTCGGCGAGCGTCTGGTCAGCAGGCGCACGGGCACCCCGCGGCCGGTCACCGACCGCACGGGGGCGCGCGGGTTCGCGACGCCGTCGCCGCGCGAGATGGTGCTGCGCTACGCGCTGCTGGTCCTGGTCCTGTTCATCACGCTCGGCCCGTTCCTGTGGCAGCTCTCCACCTCGCTCAAGGGGGCCAGCGAGGACGTGTACACGACCAACCCGAGCTTCCTGCCGAGCGCGCCCACGCTGGCGAACTATGTGCAGGCGTTCGAGACGGTCCCGATCCTGAACTTCGCCGGGAACTCGATAGTGGTGGCGGGGATCGTGATCTTCGGCAACATCGTCGGAGCCACGGCTGCCGGGTATGCCCTGGCTCGGCTGAAGTTCCGCGGCACCAAGCTGGTGCTCGGGGCGATCGTGCTGACGATGCTCCTGCCGGGTGAGGCCACGATCGTGGCGCAGTACCTGACGATCCGGCAGCTAGGGCTCGCCGACACCCTGCTCGGCGTCGCCCTGCCGGGCACGATCGGCATGCTCAACGTGCTGCTGATGCGCACGGCGTTCGCGGCCATCCCGAAGGAGCTGGACGACGCGGCGCTCGTGGACGGGGCGAACGCCTGGCAGCGGCTGCTGCACGTGGGCCTGCCCAACGTGCAGGGCATGCTCGCCGTCATCGCGATCTTCTCGTTCATCGGTGCGTGGGACGACTTCCTGTGGCCGCTCATCGTGCTCACCACACCCGACAGGTTCACGCTCACCGTGGGCCTGGAGTACCTGTCCGGGACGTTCACGAACAACCCGCGGGTGGTGGCCGCGGGCACCATGATCGCGTTCATCCCCATCGTCGTGTTCTTCGCGGCGCTGCAGCGGTACTTCTTCCGCGGTGTCGACGAGGGGGCGATCAAGGGGTGA
- a CDS encoding LacI family DNA-binding transcriptional regulator, with the protein MTQSVDRPGRRPTIADIAAHAGVSPTAVSFALNDRPGISEQTRTRILAAVAELGWRPNVAARALGGRRADTVGLVVARPARTLGVEPFFAQLVSGLQARLSTDLVALQLLVVEDMAAELDVYRRWAAERRTDGVVLLDLEQDDPRPDELVRMGLPAVLVGGDGFPGPVPAVFADDHAAMTALAEHLATLGHVQVGHVGGIPTYVHSARRVTALHDAGARLGLTITTVPTDFSQDEAAAATRALLARDERPTAIVYDSDVAALAGVTVLAEAGLSVPGDVSVASFDDSELVRLAHPPLTAMTRDTFELGELVAATTLSLVRGEPVPDVVRAATPELTVRGSTGQVPGAAA; encoded by the coding sequence GTGACCCAGAGCGTCGACCGGCCCGGCCGCAGGCCCACGATCGCGGACATCGCCGCTCACGCCGGGGTCTCCCCGACGGCGGTGTCGTTCGCGCTGAACGACCGCCCAGGGATCAGCGAGCAGACCAGGACCCGCATCCTGGCCGCCGTCGCCGAGCTCGGGTGGCGACCCAACGTCGCCGCCCGGGCGCTGGGCGGCCGCCGCGCCGACACGGTCGGGCTGGTCGTCGCGCGCCCCGCCCGGACGCTGGGCGTGGAGCCGTTCTTCGCCCAGCTCGTCTCGGGCCTGCAGGCGCGGCTGTCCACCGACCTCGTGGCCCTCCAGCTGCTGGTCGTGGAGGACATGGCCGCCGAGCTCGACGTCTACCGCCGCTGGGCAGCCGAACGGCGTACCGACGGTGTGGTCCTGCTCGATCTTGAGCAGGACGACCCGCGCCCCGACGAGCTGGTGCGGATGGGCCTGCCCGCCGTCCTGGTCGGCGGCGACGGGTTCCCCGGACCGGTGCCTGCCGTGTTCGCCGACGACCACGCCGCCATGACGGCGCTCGCCGAGCACCTGGCTACGCTGGGGCATGTGCAGGTCGGCCACGTGGGCGGCATCCCCACCTACGTGCACTCCGCGCGCCGGGTCACCGCCCTGCACGACGCCGGGGCCCGCCTCGGCCTGACCATCACCACCGTGCCGACGGACTTCTCGCAGGACGAGGCCGCGGCAGCCACTCGGGCCCTCCTGGCCCGCGACGAAAGGCCAACTGCAATCGTGTACGACTCCGACGTGGCCGCACTCGCGGGCGTTACCGTCCTGGCCGAGGCCGGGCTCAGCGTGCCGGGCGACGTCTCGGTAGCGTCCTTCGACGACTCCGAGCTGGTGCGCCTCGCGCACCCGCCGCTCACCGCGATGACGCGCGACACCTTCGAGCTCGGCGAGCTCGTCGCGGCGACCACGCTGTCGCTGGTCCGCGGCGAACCGGTGCCCGACGTCGTGCGCGCGGCCACCCCCGAGCTGACCGTGCGCGGCAGCACGGGCCAGGTCCCGGGGGCCGCCGCGTGA